Proteins encoded in a region of the Marinococcus sp. PL1-022 genome:
- a CDS encoding MerR family transcriptional regulator, whose product MKGNIPRNAACFPISVVQEITSLSARQIRYYEEQGLINPERNQGNQRLFSMNDIDRCQEIKELIDQGLNIAGIKAVLSVRDKNSS is encoded by the coding sequence GTGAAGGGTAATATTCCTCGTAACGCTGCTTGTTTTCCCATTAGCGTGGTACAAGAAATCACATCATTGTCAGCTCGCCAAATCCGTTACTACGAAGAACAGGGGTTGATCAATCCAGAGCGGAATCAGGGGAACCAGCGCCTGTTTTCGATGAATGATATTGATCGGTGTCAGGAAATCAAAGAGCTTATCGATCAGGGGCTAAATATTGCCGGCATCAAAGCCGTGCTCTCCGTCCGGGATAAGAATTCAAGCTGA